Part of the Leptospira yasudae genome is shown below.
TCTGTTTTTGATGCCGGAATCGGACCAAACTTGTTGCCAGAGTTGAACGACGATGTCAGGGCTTTTTCCTTTTTCGGTGGTCAACTCGAGATACGTTCCTTCGGGAAGGGAAAGGGTTTCAAATCCGTTCGTATCGTCGGAAGCGGCCGGAACTCCGATGAAGTAAGAGTATTCTCCGTTCTCGTCGCTCTCATAATCCCAATATACCGCGTAAATGGAATCACCGGGATTGCTGAGTTTCGGAAAAACTTCCTGAAAGAATTTTCCCCAGAGCGGTCCGATTTTTCCGTTCGGTCCGAACTCGTCCGCGTTTTTGGTTCTCGTACGAACTCCGATGAGATTCTTTTTCGGCATCGGGCTTTGTTTCATGATTTCCTCTTTATTAAACGAAGTCTAACTTGATCGAAAAATACGATACGAAACCGGTTCAACACGAGGCAATCCAATTCTCTCGACTTTTTGAATCGGATTTGGGCGAATATCGATCGTTCGCGGTGAACGTCTATTACCTAACTAATCCGATTTCCTGATTTTTATCAATCTTTCCGAAGGCTTTTCGGCAACGCTTCGATTTGACGAATCAATCCTGATATGGAGTACTTAGGTAAGTTTATGGAGATTCTTTATGAGGAGAATCTCATATCTCCAACGGGATAGGAGGAAGTCTATGTGCGTTTCAGATAATCAAAGTGGGTACGGATCGGGGAATACGAATCTTTCGTCCATTTTGACTTCTTACTTTTATCAATATCCTCACGCGATCTTTATTACGGACCGCGACGGTAAGATCGAATACACCAATCCGGTGTTTGAGAACATTTCCGGTTATAAACAAACGGAATTGATCGGAAAGAATCCGGGTTTCTTTCAATCGGGTGCGCACGGACGGGAATTTTACGAACATCTGTGGGATACCATTCTTGCGGGAAAAGAATACGAAGGCTATTTTTTAAACCGAAACGGATTCGGCGAAACGATTTCCTGGAAGGAAAGAATCACTCCTCTCCGCGACGAAGAAGGGAATATTTCGAATTTCTTATGTAGAGTGGATGTTCCCTCGGACAAGACGGCCGGTTCCGTTCAGAAAAACGAAACCGCCGGAGCTTCCGCTTCTACGGAAATCGGAAAGGTCCGGGAATCCCTGTTTCCGAAACTCCAAAAGGAATACGGACTAACGTATCAGGAAGCGAAGATCTGCGATCTTTTGGTCGCGGGTCAAACTCGTGAAAGCTTGGTCCGTGAATTGGGAGTACATTCAGGAACTCTAAAGAACCACTTAAAGGCGATTTATCGAAAAACGATCGAAAAGGATTTGGAGGAACCGGGTCAGGGCAGGGACAAACTGCAAAGGCTTACGATGTTCTTGATTCGACTTTGTTAAGCGACATCGATTGGTTTCGATCGATAAAATAAACGAATCGGAGTCGTTGCAAAAACGATTCCGATTCGTACGTTTGACTTCGGTTTAATTTTTTCCCCAGACGCTTTCCAGATACGCCTCTCTTCCGGAACCTTTTCGATACGCTTTGTAGTGATCGGGATTGGTTTTATAGTAATTCTGATGATATCCTTCGGCGGCATAGAACGCCGTAAACGGGAGAATTTCGACCACGATCGGTCCTTTGAATTTTCCGGACTTAGCGATCTCTTGTTTGGATTCTTCGGCGGCTTTCTTTTGAGCCTCGCTGTGATAAAAAATTCCGGTTCGATATTGGTTGCCTCGATCCGCAAATTGTCCTCCGTTATCCGTGGGATTGATCTGTTTCCAAAAAACCTTCAACAATTCCGCGTAACGAATCTTGGAAGGATCGAATTCTATCTGAACGCTTTCACGATGACCCGTTCTTCCGTAGCCGACGTCTTCGTATGTAGGGTTGACTTCTTTACCGCCCGAATAACCGGACGTAACGGAAATCACTCCGTCCAAAGATTCGAACGGACCTTCCATACACCAAAAACAACCTCCTGCGAACGTAGCCTTCTCCGTTTTGGGCGCGGACCAGATCGGAGAAAAAAAGAAAAAAATTCCGAGAGGAATCAATACTTTAGAGTAAAACACATAAACCTCTTTAAAAGAAAGTTCGTAGCGTTTATGAAACGGTTACACGAGTCATAGGGAACGTTCTTCCTGAAACGACTCGTTCTAAAAACCGATTTTTATGTTTTTCATTGCGGAAGAAAAAAATTCCTATGTTTTCTTTTCGAAGATCTAATTCTAAGAATAGAATATGAAAATCGCAATCTTAGGAAGCGGAATCGCGGGGCTCAGCGCTTGCTGGTATTTGAGTAAGGAACACGAAGTCGTATTGATCGAGCGCCACGCTCTCCCCGGAATGGACGCGCACGGAACCGATGTCGCGTTAAAAGATAGAATCTTCCGTTTCGACGTTCCTTTCCGCGCATTCAAACAAAACTATTATCCTTGTCTCATCGAGATGTACAACGAAGCGGGGATCGAATTCAGACCCGTGGATTATTCCTTCTCTTTGAGCGAACGGGACGGAACCACATACTTTCAATTCGCTACGTTCGGACTCGGCGGAAATTTTTATCCGTTCGTTTCTCCCGTGTGTTTTCAAAGCGGAGAATCCAGAAGAATCTTTTCGGATACGATCCGATTTTACAGAGAGTCCGCGACTCAATGGGAATCCTTAAAGGGAGAACAACTTACGATCTCCGGTTTTCTGCAGCGTTTCGGATATTCGAAAGAATTCGAGGACAAATATCTGATTCCGATGTTTGCGACGATCAACACTTGCACTCTCAAAAGCGCAAAGAATTATCCGGCCGAAGCGGTGATCCGTTATCATGCGAAAGGATTGAAGTTTCTCCGATTTTTAACCGCGAGTCACGGAACCAGGGACATCACCGACCGGCTTTCGGTGGGCGCGAAAGAGATCCGGCTCAAATCCAATCCGAGGAGGCTCGAACTCAACGGTAAAAAAGTTTTTGTTTCCTTTGACGGAGGCAAGGAAGAATTCGATCGGGTCGTGATCGCGACCCCGGCCAATCAGGCGATTCCTCTTTTACCGGACGAGATGACGAAGGAGAAGGAACTTCTTTCCTCGTTTCGTTACGAAGAATCGGAAATTCTGATGCACACCGATCCTTCGTTTATGCCCAACAAAAAAAGACACTGGGCCCCGCTTTGTTTTACGCTTTCTCCCGAAACCGACAAACCTTCCGCGACGATTCGTCTCAATAAGGTTCTTCCCGAAATCGGAAACGAGGAAATCTTTCAGACTTGGAATCCTTTGGAAGAACCCCAACAAGGAACTCTCATATCCCGTTCCCGTTTTGAAAGACCGGTGATCGATCTCAAAAACCAAAGAACCATCGACGAACTCAAGTCCCTTCAAGAACAACCCGGCCGCAAGATTTGGTTTTGCGGTTCGTATGCGAGATACGGAATTCCCCTTTTGGAAGCGGGGGTTTCGACTTCTTTGGACGTAAGACGTTGGGTTGAGAATTCGATGCGGTCTTAGAAGGGTTTTTGGGCGGAGTAAAGAACGAAGCGGAAGTATCTTCTCATTCTTTCACTTCCAAGAAAGTCCGCGAACCTCGCATAGTTGTTCGCGATTCTTTCCGGAATTGCAGTCCTCGGTTTGGCGGTCGCACGTTTTAAAAAACGGGAGAATCCTTCAAAGACATCCTTCTCTAAAAACGCAAAGCCGTCTTCTAACGTGAACCCGGCGCCGCGCAAGATTTGAGAAAGGGAATCAGTTGTGACCCGGTTCCCTTTCGGGATGGAACTTAACGCGCAGACCGCGCTTCGAAACCAAGAATCCAAAAGATGCAAAGGCGATTCGTTCAGGATCAACTCGGCCGAGACCAATCTTCCTCCCGGCTTGAGAATTCGAAACGCTTCCTTGCAAAACTCTGTCCGATCGGAAAAAAAAGCTGCGCTGTCCAAACAAAGAATTCGATCGAAGCTTTGATCCGCAAAAGAAGGAAGGGCCGTTTCGATCGGGGACAGGATGAGAGTCGGTCGAGAATCGGACGGAGAAAACCCGCGGCAGTCCAACAGATTTTTTGCAAATTCGGTTTGAACCGAAGAAGCGTTGACCCCGGTCAGATCTCCGAACGCAACGGAGAATTCTTCCTTCCAAACAAAGAACTGATCCCCGCAACCGAAGCCGAGGTCCAAAACTTTGAGTCCCGGTCCGAGTTCGGCCTTGCGTCCGAGCAGAACGGCTAACGTCTTACAAGCGGCGGGATAATCGTCCGTGTCCTTCCAATAACCTAAGTTGGCCCAGGAAGAATTTTCCGGATTCAGATACAGATGCGTAAGAGTGTCAGGCGCTTCTTCGATTTTTTTCCGGGAAAAAAGACTCACTCAGAAAATTCTCCTTAAAACCGAACCGTTAGAATTCTTACGAGAATCGGCGATTCGAGACGTTCTACGAAGATTTCGTTTCGTCTTAACGAACGTTTCGGCGTTCGAAGGAGGTTTCGATTTTTCATGTCGCATTAAATAATATCTAAACATACATTAAGTTTGTCCGATATATCCTGTAGAATTATCGGGAAACATGTTCGTCATCACGCTCTTAGATCCGACTCAAACCAAAAGCAATTTATTGCTTCGCTGGAAAATCAAACTCGATCGTAAGGGAGTTACACCGGTTCTCGTATTTCCGGAAGCTTCGATCAATTTGGAAAAGCTGCACGTCCTCGCAAAAATTTCGTCCAAACAAAAGTCCCGATCCTCCGTTCCCGTTTTTTTTCACGCGGAGTCCCTTCTGAAGGCCGCGGACTTTCTCCTTTCGGATAGAATTCCCAAGGGAGAAAAAATTCTTCCGGTCTTCGTCGACTTCGGATCGATCGGCAAGGACAAGAACGGAACTGACTTCGAAGAACAAGTGGAAATTCTTCAGAGAAAGATTGAAAGAAATTTCTCGGCCGTTTGTTTTTTAGAGACGGGGAAGGCGCAGGCAAGCATAGAACGATCGGGGAATCGGAACTGGCTCTTTCACAAGTCGTCCTTGGTCGTCGGGATCGAAGGAAGAAGCTTTAAAATTTTGCGGAAGGATTTGCCTCAAGCGGAAGAAGGGGAGTTGTCAGCGGAGTCTTGGATTCCCGGAGGACTTCTCGAAGGCGGACATTCAGAAAATAATTTACGTTTTTAGAATGGTTCTTCTTTCCTCGTCATACGATCGAGGGGACTCGCATTAAATATTACTCGAATTTAGTATTTTAATTGAAGTTTTTTTTATACCATTCTTGATAGATAAAAATTTTGCCATTGGCAATAAACGCAGGGATCTTCTGCATGATCGAGAAACGAATCAACAAATTCGGGGAGAACGGAACCTTCGCAACGAAGACCATCCCCAAAGGAACCTTGCTGTTCAGCTACAGCGAGTGGATCGAAGACGAAGAGTTCGGATGGAAAGTTCTGACGGTTGACGAAGCCGAGTCTCTTCCCGATTCGGAAAAGGACATCTTCATGAAATACGGTTACGACGTGGACTTCGGTCTGGTCACCGGACCTACCAGCGATCAGTACGTGATCAATCACTCCAACTTCATGAACCATTCCTGCGATCCGAACATGTGGTACGATCAGGACGACAACATCGTCGCGAAGAGAGAGATTCAGGCCGGAGAAGAGCTTACGATCGATTACGCGAACTTTATCGTAAACTTCGACCAAACCTTCGAATGCGGCTGCGGATCGGCGAACTGCAGAAAATCCATCCGTAAAGACGATTGGAAACTTCTGATCAACGAGTAT
Proteins encoded:
- a CDS encoding SET domain-containing protein, with protein sequence MIEKRINKFGENGTFATKTIPKGTLLFSYSEWIEDEEFGWKVLTVDEAESLPDSEKDIFMKYGYDVDFGLVTGPTSDQYVINHSNFMNHSCDPNMWYDQDDNIVAKREIQAGEELTIDYANFIVNFDQTFECGCGSANCRKSIRKDDWKLLINEYQMNFPKFIQKEIKKLYVKIPV
- the msrA gene encoding peptide-methionine (S)-S-oxide reductase MsrA, translating into MFYSKVLIPLGIFFFFSPIWSAPKTEKATFAGGCFWCMEGPFESLDGVISVTSGYSGGKEVNPTYEDVGYGRTGHRESVQIEFDPSKIRYAELLKVFWKQINPTDNGGQFADRGNQYRTGIFYHSEAQKKAAEESKQEIAKSGKFKGPIVVEILPFTAFYAAEGYHQNYYKTNPDHYKAYRKGSGREAYLESVWGKN
- a CDS encoding class I SAM-dependent methyltransferase, producing the protein MSLFSRKKIEEAPDTLTHLYLNPENSSWANLGYWKDTDDYPAACKTLAVLLGRKAELGPGLKVLDLGFGCGDQFFVWKEEFSVAFGDLTGVNASSVQTEFAKNLLDCRGFSPSDSRPTLILSPIETALPSFADQSFDRILCLDSAAFFSDRTEFCKEAFRILKPGGRLVSAELILNESPLHLLDSWFRSAVCALSSIPKGNRVTTDSLSQILRGAGFTLEDGFAFLEKDVFEGFSRFLKRATAKPRTAIPERIANNYARFADFLGSERMRRYFRFVLYSAQKPF
- a CDS encoding PAS domain-containing protein; protein product: MCVSDNQSGYGSGNTNLSSILTSYFYQYPHAIFITDRDGKIEYTNPVFENISGYKQTELIGKNPGFFQSGAHGREFYEHLWDTILAGKEYEGYFLNRNGFGETISWKERITPLRDEEGNISNFLCRVDVPSDKTAGSVQKNETAGASASTEIGKVRESLFPKLQKEYGLTYQEAKICDLLVAGQTRESLVRELGVHSGTLKNHLKAIYRKTIEKDLEEPGQGRDKLQRLTMFLIRLC
- a CDS encoding NAD(P)-binding protein translates to MKIAILGSGIAGLSACWYLSKEHEVVLIERHALPGMDAHGTDVALKDRIFRFDVPFRAFKQNYYPCLIEMYNEAGIEFRPVDYSFSLSERDGTTYFQFATFGLGGNFYPFVSPVCFQSGESRRIFSDTIRFYRESATQWESLKGEQLTISGFLQRFGYSKEFEDKYLIPMFATINTCTLKSAKNYPAEAVIRYHAKGLKFLRFLTASHGTRDITDRLSVGAKEIRLKSNPRRLELNGKKVFVSFDGGKEEFDRVVIATPANQAIPLLPDEMTKEKELLSSFRYEESEILMHTDPSFMPNKKRHWAPLCFTLSPETDKPSATIRLNKVLPEIGNEEIFQTWNPLEEPQQGTLISRSRFERPVIDLKNQRTIDELKSLQEQPGRKIWFCGSYARYGIPLLEAGVSTSLDVRRWVENSMRS
- a CDS encoding GyrI-like domain-containing protein, which codes for MKQSPMPKKNLIGVRTRTKNADEFGPNGKIGPLWGKFFQEVFPKLSNPGDSIYAVYWDYESDENGEYSYFIGVPAASDDTNGFETLSLPEGTYLELTTEKGKSPDIVVQLWQQVWSDSGIKNRRAFATDYEIYPINFAETPETQIRLYLSDKQKG